In a single window of the Raphanus sativus cultivar WK10039 chromosome 9, ASM80110v3, whole genome shotgun sequence genome:
- the LOC108824503 gene encoding uncharacterized protein LOC108824503 translates to MSHLFRRVSRNLPSFPTRSLCSRRSNFTTATTPYLLLGSDVVGDSPCGGKLVNFNLYDPKTQQQVKIENKTLPKELNESKWIGSSRGWLASMNKNDSTVRLSNLSKKKTISLPPLTRDKFEHLVNVSISSDCEVVVAVKFYGSRVNLCRLGDSEWTCVDVPCPSFHSSAVIYSERDERFYLNNCNPDYTGPTDFTPRSNPGLLTPVISGYKRFPFSNFLDEMPELEKETCLSRYKIQQQLVQSSSGQSFIVCWFVERFDDKGEAAPWGDTSYNNNKEGLCKKTHKIMVFRQDEELGVGPYTDDIGDLCIFLGDNESFCLSAKDYPGLNPNSVYFGGHGSGFGICDLATRTISYLSDSPSPPGRMFWIPPSSA, encoded by the exons ATGTCTCATCTTTTCCGCCGAGTCTCCAGGAATCTACCATCATTTCCAACCCGGAGTCTCTGTTCCCGGCGCTCGAATTTCACCACGGCGACCACACCTTACCTCCTCCTCGGCAGCGACGTCGTGGGAGACTCTCCCTGCGGCGGTAAACTCGTCAACTTTAACCTCTACGATCCCAAGACGCAACAGCAAGTAAAGATCGAAAACAAAACTCTACCAAAGGAGCTCAACGAATCTAAGTGGATAGGCTCATCAAGAGGATGGTTAGCTTCCATGAACAAGAATGACTCCACTGTCCGTCTCTCCAACCTCTCCAAGAAGAAGACGATATCTTTGCCTCCATTAACCAGAGACAAGTTTGAGCATCTTGTCAATGTCTCCATCTCCTCTGACTGTGAAGTAGTAGTGGCCGTCAAGTTCTACGGCTCTCGAGTCAACCTTTGTCGGCTCGGCGACTCGGAGTGGACTTGCGTCGACGTGCCTTGCCCGTCTTTCCACTCTTCTGCTGTCATTTACTCGGAGAGAGACGAGAGATTCTACTTGAACAACTGTAACCCTGACTACACCGGTCCAACCGATTTCACGCCGAGATCTAATCCCGGTTTACTCACTCCGGTAATTAGTGGCTACAAGAGGTTCCCCTTCTCTAACTTTCTAGATGAGATGCCAGAGCTTGAGAAAGAAACGTGTCTCTCACGTTACAAGATCCAACAGCAACTAGTCCAGTCATCCTCTGGCCAATCCTTCATCGTTTGTTG GTTTGTGGAAAGATTTGATGACAAAGGTGAAGCTGCGCCATGGGGAGACACGagttacaacaacaacaaggaaGGTCTTTGCAAGAAGACACACAAGATCATGGTCTTTAGGCAAGACGAAGAGCTAGGTGTTGGTCCCTACACTGATGATATTGGCGATCTCTGCATTTTCTTGGGCGATAATGAATCATTTTGTCTCTCTGCCAAGGACTACCCTGGTCTTAACCCTAATTCGGTTTACTTTGGCGGCCATGGTTCCGGTTTTGGCATCTGCGATCTGGCTACTCGCACCATCTCATATCTCTCCGACTCTCCTTCACCACCAGGTCGCATGTTTTGGATTCCTCCCAGCTCCGCATAG